In Mauremys reevesii isolate NIE-2019 linkage group 16, ASM1616193v1, whole genome shotgun sequence, a single window of DNA contains:
- the ADGRG1 gene encoding adhesion G-protein coupled receptor G1, with the protein MMDRLLLALLFLLQGVNGSSRHTEDFRFCGERKQTKKSHITYQMRPENIIIIENSAEVLKISAPFEPNLVSCPLPDKLGNYRFCLYWYQSDGIFNLTYGKSNHTLSTKAHPSFNSSNPSAPQNKSGVPVLSNVSYAYGRGLRNTSLSSAAVYSFSIHDISKVHEIKEELRNLENYMKNPNKPTGRMTSANAPYKKLLRLESNLGQVVFEGESETFGTSTVRATVLKIGPSNAFQDLPFMSELEVGREVHGFAVNLPRILFAQAKGRRGNAERRVLLMDINSQALFQDQNGSRVLGEKVIGITVGNTSVSGLPQDVVLKFFHDQLPRNVTPRCVFWDVNSSHAHGSWKSDGCETEMGNNQTVCHCNHLTYFAVLMMSSPEIDYIHREYLTIITYIGCIISAVASLFTIIFFCCSRRKHRDGTVNIYIHMNLLGAIFLLDVSFLLTEHLASIGSEAACKASGMFLHLSLLGCLTWMGIEGYNLYRLVVEVFNTYVEHFMLKLCLVGWGLPIFIVSVIFLANQTNYGLFHIEVFESLEKSTNATICWITVPLIHNIVNLGFFSLVFLFNAAMLGAMVREILRQRNRGHELKHALVLLGLSLVLGIPWALAFFSFSSGSFRLVIIYLFTIINTLQGFLIFLWYWTMVLQVRKSKSKSYPSLNNSDSTRLQVSTSRTNAD; encoded by the exons ATGATGGATCGCCTCCTTCTGGCTCTGCTTTTCCTGTTGCAAG GGGTCAACGGAAGCAGCCGCCACACAGAAGACTTCAGATTTTGTGGCGAAAGAAAGCAAACGAAGAAAAGCCATATCACTTATCAGATGCGGCCAGAGAACATCATCATCATCGAGAACAGTGCTGAGGTGCTGAAGATAAGTGCGCCATTCGAACCAAACCTTGTAAGCTGCCCTTTACCGGACAAATTGGGGAACTACCGCTTCTGCCTCTACTGGTACCAAAGCGATGGGATTTTCAACCTCACGTATGGCAAAAGCAACCACACGCTGAGTACCAAGGCGCACCCTTCCTTCAACTCTTCAAACCCCAGCGCACCGCAGAACAAAAGTGGGGTTCCTGTGCTTTCCAACGTGTCCTATGCCTATGGCAGAGGCCTGCGGAACACCTCCCTCAGCAGCGCTGCTGTTTACTCCTTCTCCATCCATG ACATCAGCAAGGTGCATGAGATTAAAGAAGAATTAAGGAATTTAGAAAACTACATGAAGAATCCCAATAAACCCACTGGAAGAATGACCAGTGCCAACGCACCATATAA GAAACTTCTGCGCTTAGAATCGAACCTGGGACAGGTGGTGTTTGAAGGGGAGAGCGAGACTTTTGGGACGAGTACAGTGCGTGCGACTGTTTTGAAGATAGGACCCAGCAACGCCTTTCAGGATCTTCCCTTCATGTCTGAATTGGAG GTGGGCAGAGAGGTCCATGGGTTTGCGGTGAATCTGCCGAGGATCCTCTTTGCACAGGCGAAGGGCAGGCGGGGGAACGCTGAGAGGAGAGTGCTCCTGATGGATATCAACAGCCAGGCCCTTTTCCAG GACCAGAACGGCAGCAGGGTGCTCGGTGAAAAGGTGATTGGCATCACCGTGGGGAACACCTCTGTATCAGGCCTCCCACAGGACGTGGTCCTCAAATTCTTTCATGACCAGCTACCG AGGAACGTGACTCCACGGTGCGTGTTCTGGGATGTGAACTCCAGCC ATGCCCACGGCAGCTGGAAAAGTGATGGCTGTGAAACAGAGATGGGTAATAACCAGACAGTTTGCCATTGCAACCACCTCACCTATTTTGCTGTGCTGATG ATGTCGTCTCCAGAGATAGATTACATCCACAGGGAGTACCTGACGATTATCACCTACATTGGCTGCATTATCTCAGCTGTGGCTTCCCTCTTCACCATCATCTTCTTCTGCTGCTCCAG GAGGAAGCACAGAGACGGCACCGTAAACATCTACATTCACATGAACCTGCTGGGGGCCATCTTCCTGCTGGACGTGAGCTTCCTCCTTACTGAGCACTTGGCCTCCATCGGCAGCGAGGCAGCCTGCAAAGCCAGCGGCATGTTCCTGCACCTCTCTCTGCTGGGCTGCCTGACCTGGATGGGCATTGAGGGCTACAATCTGTACAGGCTGGTGGTGGAGGTCTTCAACACCTACGTGGAGCACTTCATGCTCAAGCTGTGCCTGGTGGGCTGGG GGCTTCCCATTTTTATCGTGAGTGTGATCTTCCTGGCGAATCAGACAAATTATGGACTATTCCACATTGAAGTATTTGAATCCCTTGAGAAATCCACCAATGCAACCAT ATGCTGGATCACAGTCCCCCTGATCCATAACATTGTGAACCTGGGCTTCTTCAGCCTGGTGTTCCTCTTCAACGCGGCCATGCTGGGAGCCATGGTGCGGGAGATCCTCAGGCAGAGAAACAGAGGCCACGAGCTTAAGCACGCCCTGGTGCTCCTGGGGCTGAGCCTCGTGCTGGGCATCCCCTGGGCACTGGCGTTCTTCTCCTTTTCCTCCGGATCGTTCAGGCTCGTCATCATCTACCTCTTCACCATCATCAACACTTTGCAAG GCTTCCTCATCTTCCTCTGGTACTGGACAATGGTGCTGCAGGTCAGAAAGTCAAAGTCAAAGTCCTACCCCTCACTGAACAACTCCGACAGCACCAGGTTGCAAGTCAGCACCAGCCGCACGAATGCAGACTGA